A region of Liolophura sinensis isolate JHLJ2023 chromosome 8, CUHK_Ljap_v2, whole genome shotgun sequence DNA encodes the following proteins:
- the LOC135472340 gene encoding uncharacterized protein LOC135472340, translating to MASYRKPTSGGGQRKKTGPKPELTEEQKQEIREAFDLFDSDGSGTIDAKELKVAMRALGFEPKKEEIKKMISEIDKDGTGTIDFNDFLTIMTEKMCEKDSKEEILKAFRLFDDDETGKISFKNLKRVAKELGENLTDEELQEMIDEADRDGDGEINQEEFLRIMKKTSLY from the exons ATG GCAAGCTATAGGAAGCCAACCTCAGGGGGAGGACAGAGGAAGAAGACTGGTCCCAAACCAGAACTCACAGAGGAGCAGAAACAAGAAATTAGAGAGGCTTTTGATCTGTTTGATTCAGATGGGTCAGGCACAATTGATGCCAAAGAATTAAAG GTTGCGATGAGAGCTCTGGGCTTTGAACCAAAGAAGGAAGAAATCAAGAAAATGATATCTGAAATTGACAAGGATGGCACTG GTACCATTGATTTCAATGACTTCCTGACCATTATGACTGAGAAGATGTGTGAAAAAGATTCCAAGGAAGAGATTCTTAAAGCTTTTAGATTGTTTGATGATGACGAAACAGGGAAAATCTCATTCAAGAATTTAAAGCGAGTTGCCAAAGAACTAGGAGAGAATTTGACAGATGAAGAATTACAG GAAATGATTGATGAAGCTGACAGAGATGGAGATGGTGAAATTAACCAGGAAGAATTCTTAAGAATAATGAAGAAGACTAGTCTGTATTAA
- the LOC135472341 gene encoding sterol-4-alpha-carboxylate 3-dehydrogenase, decarboxylating-like — translation MSEKQTAKGRKCLVLGGGGFLGRHMVERLLDRGYDVSVFDMRQTFDDEQVQFYCGDLCKKEDLLPAFKDQDVVFHCASPAPSSNNKQLFYKVNYTGTKTVIEACKEAGVKRLVLTSSASVVYQGTDLKNGTEELPYAGKPIDYYTETKILQEKEVLAATCEDLFTVAIRPHGIFGPRDPQLLPTAVNLSQQGKFKVIIGDGKNLVDFTHVYNVVEGHILAAEHLYNSSVVCGQAYNITNDEPVYFWTFLTRLLVDLGYRPPKYHIPFFLLFYVALILQFVCNLLRPIKDINLSFSPMKVALAGTFHYYSCEKAKRDFQYKPVVSLEEGIRMTVKSFEHLRNPNTS, via the exons ATGTCGGAAAAGCAGACAGCAAAG GGCAGGAAGTGTTTGGTGCTGGGAGGAGGGGGCTTCCTGGGACGTCATATGGTGGAACGGCTGCTGGACAGAGGCTATGATGTCTCCGTGTTTGACATGAGACAGACATTTGATGATGAACAGGTCCAGTTTTACTGTGGTGACCTTTGTAAGAAAGAG GACCTGCTGCCTGCCTTCAAGGACCAGGATGTTGTGTTTCACTGTGCTTCACCAGCTCCTTCCAGTAACAACAAACAACTGTTTTATAAGGTTAACTACACAGGTACCAAGACGGTGATAGAGGCGTGTAAGGAGGCAGGTGTTAAG AGACTAGTGTTAACGAGCAGTGCCAGTGTGGTGTACCAGGGAACTGACTTGAAGAATGGAACAGAAGAGTTGCCGTATGCTGGGAAACCCATTGATTACTACACAGAAACAAAGATTTTACAGGAGAAG GAAGTGTTAGCCGCAACCTGTGAGGACCTGTTTACAGTAGCAATCCGACCCCATGGGATATTTGGACCCCGGGACCCTCAGCTTTTACCTACAGCAGTGAATCTCTCCCAGCAAGGGAAGTTCAAGGTCATCATAGG TGATGGTAAAAACCTTGTGGACTTCACCCATGTGTACAACGTAGTAGAGGGACACATCCTGGCAGCAGAACACCTATACAACAGCTCTGTGGTATGTGGACAG GCTTACAACATTACCAATGATGAGCCTGTATATTTCTGGACTTTCCTGACACGACTGTTGGTTGATTTGGGATATCGGCCTCCTAAATACCACATCCCTTTCTTCCTTTTGTTTTACGTGGCCTTGATCTTACAGTTTGTGTGCAATCTTCTAAGACCCATCAAGGACATAAATCTGTCCTTCTCTCCCATGAAGGTCGCCCTGGCGGGAACTTTCCACTACTACAGTTGTGAGAAGGCAAAGAGAGACTTTCAGTACAAACCTGTGGTTAGCTTAGAGGAAGGCATAAGAATGACTGTCAAAAGTTTTGAACATCTACGAAATCCAAATACATCGTAG
- the LOC135473129 gene encoding COMM domain-containing protein 8-like isoform X2, translating into MKTWDLQDWWDVSDTCQSFIKQAIKHGWTKDKIENSVSELSKDQKQILTEVILSRSDELREHLRSKTTQISNASLQDFDWQMKLAMSSDKLATVQEPLLVVDLNIRESEKKKAVSLEMNKLELEKMITSFEAANKVVQQLKS; encoded by the exons ATGAAGACATGGGATTTGCAGGACTGGTGGGATGTCAGTGACACATGCCAGAGTTTTATTAAACAAGCTATAAAGCATGGCTGGACCAAAGATAAG ATAGAAAACAGTGTGAGTGAATTATCAAAAGATCAGAAACAAATACTGACAGAAGTGATCCTGTCAAGATCAGATGAACTGCGTGAACATCTCAGATCCAAAACCACACAGATATCAAATGCCTCTCTGCAGGACTTTGACTGGCAAATGAAG TTGGCTATGTCCAGTGACAAGCTGGCCACAGTTCAGGAGCCCCTTCTTGTTGTGGATCTGAACATTAGAGAGAGCGAAAAGAAGAAGGCTGTGTCTttagaaatgaacaaattagaGCTTGAGAAGATGATAACAAGTTTCGAAGCAGCAAATAAG GTGGTGCAACAGTTGAAGTCCTGA
- the LOC135473129 gene encoding COMM domain-containing protein 8-like isoform X1: protein MAGDRCSIPVGVLSKCDNDILYKLLHELVDGICERRCVRYQDYMKTWDLQDWWDVSDTCQSFIKQAIKHGWTKDKIENSVSELSKDQKQILTEVILSRSDELREHLRSKTTQISNASLQDFDWQMKLAMSSDKLATVQEPLLVVDLNIRESEKKKAVSLEMNKLELEKMITSFEAANKVVQQLKS, encoded by the exons ATGGCGGGTGACAGGTGCTCGATTCCTGTGGGCGTGTTGTCAAAATGTGACAACGACATACTATATAAG CTTCTCCATGAGCTGGTAGATGGAATTTGTGAGAGACGATGTGTAAGGTATCAGGACTACATGAAGACATGGGATTTGCAGGACTGGTGGGATGTCAGTGACACATGCCAGAGTTTTATTAAACAAGCTATAAAGCATGGCTGGACCAAAGATAAG ATAGAAAACAGTGTGAGTGAATTATCAAAAGATCAGAAACAAATACTGACAGAAGTGATCCTGTCAAGATCAGATGAACTGCGTGAACATCTCAGATCCAAAACCACACAGATATCAAATGCCTCTCTGCAGGACTTTGACTGGCAAATGAAG TTGGCTATGTCCAGTGACAAGCTGGCCACAGTTCAGGAGCCCCTTCTTGTTGTGGATCTGAACATTAGAGAGAGCGAAAAGAAGAAGGCTGTGTCTttagaaatgaacaaattagaGCTTGAGAAGATGATAACAAGTTTCGAAGCAGCAAATAAG GTGGTGCAACAGTTGAAGTCCTGA